ACCGCTGCAACAGTTTTTATCTGCAGCCAAGACAGATTCACTGCTTGCTTATCATGGAAATTCTCAGAACAACAACTACGCTGACAGGCACGATGACACCAGCCCCTTCACCAACCACGGAAACACAACCGTCTTCTTCCGCATGGGTTGTATGACGGCTGGCTGCCGCGGGCACTCGACCTGTCGTCCATGATGCGGAGTTTGCACCACTCGAGGGATTTGAGTTTTCGAGCACCACGACGCTCGCGAGCCAGAGACCGGCCACCACATCAGCTAGCCGCCGGCCGTCGTTCAATTAGCAATCGAGGGACCATGAAGCAAGGCACTAATCCACAGAACCGCACAAGGAGCGGAAAAATCGAATCTTTGGGCCGCCTACCAATTAAGGAACAAGAGCAGTGGCCAAACCCGAGGAGACGCTCACCTGGGCGAGAACCGCCGTGAAGGACATCTCCCCAGCGGCAGCGCGAGGTCCTGCACGTCGTCACCGTCGCCCTTGCCGTTGGcttcgccgccctctcctctccgaGCGGACAACGGTCGCCGGCGCTGCCGCAGGTGAATCCACTTGTGCGGCCGGGAGCGCCAGGAGGCCGAGCCGGTAGAGGACGCGGAGGAGGAGGCCCTGTCGTCCTCCGGGGAGTCGCTGGCGATGTGGGCGGCCCCGTCCATCAAAAGGGGGCCCGCTGGAGTTCAAGCCCCACCGCCTGACCTCCTCCTGCGCCTCGTAGATCGCCTCCACGCCGTCCCCGGAACAGGATCCGGCCCCTGCCTCGCCTCcccgaccggatctggccggagatcgccgccgccgcgcccggcatCGTCTGCATAGCGGCCCCATCTCGCTCGGAACCGGCTTGGAGCGCCCGGACTCAGGAGGAAAGAGATGGTGATGGACTGCAGGCTGATTATGTAAAATATAAGGTGTTTTTATGTAAAGCGTGCTGAGCGAAACGTTATTCACTTAATCGTGGACTGCTGGTTGATTACCCAAAAGTACAGGGactttttgcaaaagtactaacgACGGACGACCATATCAGCACAGGTGGCCGCGCGAGGGAGTGTTTGGGTGAAGTGCAAATACTGGGCTGACCTATTGCTGGTgaattagctgccatgttttatcATTTACCACAGCAAAATTGTTTTCAACAACTTCAGTATGCCTTCACGCCAAAATTAAATTAAATTATGCACCGTGCGAACATTTTAATTACGGTCTTTTTTGGCACCGAGAGCGGGAAGGCAAGTGTGAGTAGTGGAAAAAAATTGTACTCGCATATACTAAAAAAGAAACACGTCACTTGTTTTAAATGCTAGTGTTAGTGGAAAGAGCGTACATGAAATTTTCAAAGGGAAATGGAGCAGGCGTATATTGCTGGTGGAAAAACATTAGGAGATATTTTTTCCTGGTAACAGTTGGTGTTTGAATTCATTTTATTTTTTCGCATGCGGAAATGTCACATATTTTTCGTCCTGAATGTTTGTATGTAGCAGTTGGATGCGCCAAACAACACAaagttcttttctttttgccattaTTTTCAACATTGGAAAAAACACCAAGGAAAAATCAGCAAAAATGTACATAAAGGGATGGTTATTATGTGTGTGCTTGACGTGTTTATGGGCCTTGTTTGCGTTGTTATGACCAAAATTACAAGGTTGTCCAGGTAAACAagagagcaactagttgacgagcgctccttcgggagcctcacaacAATAAACTGGGGCGCGCTCTTAGCCGCCGCTACGTGTCGCGCTCTgagcgctccctccggatttttttatttttatttttccgcacgcattTTTGGCTTTTTGAACAAATTTTTCATGTTTTCATGACTtttcggtttttcaccggtctACCTTAGGTTTTGGACAAaacaattttaattttttttgcccGAAAGATCCTTTttctttgcttccgcgagaggtagTGTTTTGCTTTTGTGagaggcacaaccatgcctctcaaaaacggaaaaaaattgtgttttccttttcttttcccctTTTCGCGAGAGGcgcgattttgcttccgcgagaggcacaaccgtgcctctcgaaaacgaaaaaaatgcattttctcttttttttttccttctgcgagaggcacggttttgcttcgcgTCTCTCCGAAACAAAGAAAAAAAcatgtttctgtttttttcctttcgcgagaggcaccgtgcctctcgaaaaacgaaaaaaatgcgttttttttcctttcgcgagaggcacgattttgcttccgtaaagaggcacagttgtgctttcgcgagaggcacgcgCCTCTTTCGAGAAGGAAAAACAAAACATGCTCCTAGTTCGGTTTTTTCCTTTGGTTTTTCTCGACCGGTTTTTTCGCGAAAAAAAGCTTGTCAGAACCTATCAATATGAgatttagttttgaagatctcgacgtgagGAATCCAATGAGAAAACCATTAGAAATTTGAACGCACGATCtaaaagataaaacgttttgaataaaccgATGTACGGAAAAGGAGAAATCTTTTATAAATTAAGCAGTATATGAGTAAGATGATGGTCTAGATGCAGGGGCTACCACAGAGAAGAGAAAATGGGTTTGCAAAGTTTACCTGTTGATTGGATCTGACAAGAACTCGACTTCATCGTGTCCCGTCGTCGCGATCTTCATAACAACAATATAATTGCCAACATACCTGTACCAAGGGAACATCAAAATCCTGGTCTGGAATTTACCCGTTATTttacccggctccgtcttcacacGTTACTCCTGGCCGTATGCAGTCGGCCTGTCTCCATACGCTCGCATTGAATACAGTACACGCCGTGTCATCGATTGGTTCGTCCAGCTAGCAGGAGCGCGCGAGCCCGTCCACACCATCGCTGCTCTCACTAATCACTATCATAATACCTTTCTTGTGAgctccaacaacaacaacatcttGATTCCAACCATGAAAAAATATGCCCCAATAGCACctagaacaaaaataaaagaaccCCGATAACAAT
This DNA window, taken from Triticum aestivum cultivar Chinese Spring chromosome 1D, IWGSC CS RefSeq v2.1, whole genome shotgun sequence, encodes the following:
- the LOC123181903 gene encoding uncharacterized protein isoform X1 produces the protein MDGAAHIASDSPEDDRASSSASSTGSASWRSRPHKWIHLRQRRRPLSARRGEGGEANGKGDGDDVQDLALPLGRCPSRRFSPRLSYDRTSGVKAKLLPMVPNEKARRYQLYEKTPAHAHSILYEVKSFPLNIFGTKTVVMSAPRSCANCWLLIL
- the LOC123181903 gene encoding uncharacterized protein isoform X2: MDGAAHIASDSPEDDRASSSASSTGSASWRSRPHKWIHLRQRRRPLSARRGEGGEANGKGDGDDVQDLALPLGRCPSRRFSPRLSYDRTSGVKAKLLPMVPNEKARRYQLYEKTPAHAHSILYEVKSFPLNIFATKYIQDQGV